In one window of Chryseobacterium viscerum DNA:
- a CDS encoding LysR family transcriptional regulator yields the protein MFDYRLKVFHTVASRLSFTKASEELHISQPAVTKHIKEIETQIGAKLFDRKGTSIQLTQSGKILYEHAEKIRGIYRDIEFEISQINQQHKGKLIIGASTTVAQYILPEILAKFNSYYKDIKIELLTGNTETISTLLKEEKIDLGIIEGESQSSYFEYRTFKPDEIVLAAKSDHPLAHKTLNLKDLYHLDLIFREQGSGTLEFIQNRLREKEINIHELNTVMQLGSSESIKNYLLHSDCMAFLSISTILNELKNNVLAVIDIKSFSIERDFHFILPKGEQSELIQLFLRFAE from the coding sequence ATGTTCGATTACAGATTAAAAGTTTTCCATACAGTGGCTTCCCGATTAAGTTTCACTAAAGCTTCAGAAGAGCTTCATATTTCACAACCCGCTGTTACCAAGCATATTAAAGAAATTGAAACTCAGATAGGCGCCAAGCTATTTGACCGTAAAGGAACTTCTATTCAGCTGACTCAGAGTGGAAAAATTCTGTATGAACATGCAGAAAAGATTAGAGGTATCTATCGTGACATCGAATTTGAGATCAGCCAGATCAATCAGCAGCATAAAGGAAAACTGATTATCGGAGCCAGTACAACCGTTGCACAGTATATTTTACCTGAAATTTTAGCTAAATTCAATTCTTATTATAAAGATATTAAAATTGAGCTTCTTACTGGAAATACGGAAACGATCTCAACTCTTTTAAAAGAAGAAAAAATAGATCTGGGTATCATTGAAGGAGAATCACAGTCTTCTTATTTTGAATACAGGACTTTTAAGCCTGATGAAATTGTTTTGGCAGCAAAATCAGATCATCCTCTTGCTCATAAAACTTTAAACTTAAAAGATCTCTATCATTTGGATTTGATTTTCAGAGAACAGGGCTCCGGAACTCTTGAGTTTATACAAAACAGACTTAGAGAGAAAGAAATCAACATTCATGAATTGAATACCGTCATGCAGCTGGGAAGCAGTGAAAGTATCAAAAACTATCTTCTTCACTCAGATTGTATGGCATTTCTATCCATCAGCACCATCCTGAATGAACTTAAAAACAATGTACTGGCTGTCATTGACATTAAAAGCTTCAGCATTGAAAGAGATTTTCATTTTATTCTGCCTAAAGGAGAACAATCTGAACTGATTCAGCTTTTTTTGAGATTTGCAGAGTAG
- a CDS encoding YeiH family protein has translation MKDFIQNEMTRKVFFIVLAVLCLTPLISSPIALALGFALAVFIGNPFEKHLHHYIHLLLQISIVGLGFGLKLDEALHAGKTGLMLTVVSIVTVMVLGYFLGKVFKLERPLSYLLSAGTAICGGSAIAAVSPIIKPSTKQISLALAIVFTLNSIALFVYPAIGHLLNLSQEQFGLWCAVGIHDTSSVVGAASKYGDEALKIATTVKLARALWIIPVSLITMFIFKSKDSKIKIPWFIGYFIIAILLNTYFPFLDRFSTSITVLAKSGLNLTLFFIGSTLSLQTLKSIGLKPLLTAVLLWITISIGSLLYIIH, from the coding sequence ATGAAAGATTTCATCCAAAATGAAATGACCCGGAAAGTATTTTTTATTGTATTGGCCGTTCTCTGCCTTACTCCGCTTATATCTTCACCAATTGCTCTGGCTTTGGGATTTGCCCTGGCTGTTTTTATAGGAAATCCATTTGAGAAACACCTTCATCACTATATTCATTTGCTACTGCAGATTTCAATTGTCGGTCTGGGATTCGGGTTAAAATTGGATGAAGCTCTTCATGCCGGAAAAACAGGATTGATGTTAACGGTGGTAAGTATTGTTACAGTAATGGTATTGGGATATTTCCTGGGAAAAGTATTTAAACTGGAAAGACCTTTATCTTATCTTCTTTCTGCAGGAACAGCTATTTGTGGAGGGAGTGCCATTGCTGCAGTGTCTCCTATTATCAAACCGAGTACGAAACAGATTTCACTTGCACTGGCTATTGTTTTTACATTAAATTCTATTGCATTGTTTGTATACCCTGCCATAGGGCATTTGCTGAATCTTTCACAGGAACAGTTTGGACTTTGGTGTGCAGTGGGAATTCATGATACAAGTTCTGTGGTGGGGGCCGCCAGTAAATATGGGGATGAGGCTTTGAAAATTGCCACGACTGTAAAACTGGCCCGTGCCCTATGGATCATTCCGGTTTCATTGATTACGATGTTCATTTTTAAAAGTAAAGATTCCAAAATAAAAATACCGTGGTTCATTGGTTATTTCATCATAGCCATTCTTCTGAATACGTATTTCCCGTTTCTTGACCGTTTCAGTACTTCAATAACTGTTTTAGCAAAATCCGGACTGAATCTGACCCTGTTTTTCATTGGCTCTACTCTTTCTCTTCAAACCCTGAAATCAATAGGATTAAAACCTTTACTAACCGCTGTGCTCCTTTGGATTACCATAAGTATTGGCAGCCTTCTTTACATTATTCATTAA
- a CDS encoding MFS transporter translates to MQELSMSSKLKYIFSIPVIISALGYFVDIYDLLLFGIVRIPSLKALGLNPDADGTFILNCQMVGLLIGGVFWGIFGDKKGRLSVLFGSILVYSLANIACGFLPYFPKEHLLYQYAGLRFIAGIGLAGELGAGITLVSESLPKSLRAIGTSVVAGFGLMGAVVAQLTVELAGGWNISYIIGGIMGIMLLILRISVSESGIYKNIEHKNVSKGNFLSFFTNKNRLTRYLKCIAVGLPTWYCIGILAVLANQFAPELGIKEINPGKAIMWAYVGISVGDLLSGFISHALKSRKMAIFYMLIFTLIGVAIMLFGNTNTETKYYLFCVWLGFGTGYWAMFVTLAAEQFGTNIRNTATTTVPNMVRGLVPVMIFAFDSLKGHFPVVESAAIVGVVVFGLAFYSSLTISETHDRDLEFTE, encoded by the coding sequence ATGCAAGAACTGTCCATGTCTTCAAAACTGAAGTACATTTTCTCAATTCCCGTTATTATTTCTGCTTTAGGCTATTTTGTAGATATTTATGATCTCCTTTTATTCGGAATCGTTAGAATACCAAGTTTAAAAGCTCTGGGACTTAATCCGGATGCTGACGGAACCTTTATTCTGAATTGTCAGATGGTGGGACTTCTCATCGGAGGTGTTTTCTGGGGTATTTTCGGAGATAAAAAAGGAAGGCTTTCCGTACTCTTCGGATCTATTTTAGTGTATTCCTTAGCTAATATCGCTTGTGGTTTCCTTCCTTATTTTCCAAAAGAACATTTATTATACCAATATGCCGGTTTGAGGTTCATTGCAGGTATTGGTCTGGCCGGAGAGCTTGGAGCGGGAATTACGCTGGTTTCTGAAAGCCTGCCGAAGAGTTTAAGAGCAATCGGGACCTCGGTTGTTGCCGGTTTTGGATTAATGGGAGCTGTAGTGGCTCAGCTTACAGTAGAACTGGCTGGTGGCTGGAATATTTCTTATATTATCGGTGGGATTATGGGAATTATGTTATTGATACTGAGAATAAGTGTATCCGAATCCGGAATTTATAAGAATATTGAGCACAAAAACGTTTCAAAAGGAAATTTTCTATCCTTTTTTACCAATAAAAACAGATTGACAAGGTATTTAAAATGCATTGCTGTAGGATTGCCTACATGGTATTGTATAGGGATTCTGGCTGTTTTAGCCAATCAGTTTGCTCCTGAATTAGGAATTAAAGAGATCAACCCTGGAAAAGCAATTATGTGGGCGTATGTAGGGATTTCTGTCGGTGATTTATTAAGTGGATTTATTTCCCATGCTTTAAAATCCCGTAAAATGGCTATCTTCTATATGCTGATCTTTACCCTGATCGGAGTGGCGATTATGCTTTTTGGCAATACCAATACAGAAACAAAATACTATTTGTTTTGTGTATGGCTTGGCTTCGGGACAGGATATTGGGCTATGTTTGTGACACTGGCAGCAGAACAGTTCGGGACCAATATCAGAAATACAGCAACGACAACCGTTCCCAATATGGTAAGAGGATTGGTGCCGGTTATGATTTTTGCTTTTGACTCCCTTAAAGGTCATTTTCCAGTTGTAGAAAGCGCAGCCATAGTGGGAGTGGTGGTATTTGGGCTTGCATTTTATTCCTCACTTACCATTTCGGAAACCCACGACAGAGACCTGGAATTTACGGAATAA